Within the Scyliorhinus canicula chromosome 6, sScyCan1.1, whole genome shotgun sequence genome, the region ggaaagagagagtgtgaaaggagagagagaaagagggagagaggagagagagagaaaaaagaagggaggaaagagagagagagagagggaggacagagaaggagggttggaggggaaagagggaatgAGGCGgacagggtgagagagggagagaggaagggagcgaaagtgagagaggggaggggacgagggagagagggtgggaagGGAGCGGGGaagggatgagggagggagagaagcagagagggagggagagggtttcgGTGAGCGAGAGAggagggaatgagagagaaggtggatggagagaaggagagggagaggaaggaaagAGGGCagcggagagagggaaggagagagaaagaaggggtgaaggagagagaaagtgagagagagggaggggtgacagTGCGCGAGGGAGGAGGGAATGAGAAAGAGGTggatagagagatggagagagtgtggggggaagGCAAGAGACcgcggggagagagggaaggggataagcgagcgagagagaaagagtgagagggagggagagggtgacagTGAGCGAGGGAAGAGGAAATGAAAGAGGAGGTGGATGGAGAGAATGTGGCGGGAAGGCGAAAGAgcagagtggggagagagggaagggggtaagagagggagagagagggagagagaaagagtgagagggagggagagggtggggggggggagaggacgagggtgcgtgacagggagagagggagagggagggagagagaaagagtgagagggagggagaggtggggggggagaggatgagggTGCGTGACAGTGAaagagggagagacagcgagcAGGAGGAAATGAGAGAGcacgagagggagagggggaaagtgaAGGGAGGACAGGGAGGGCACAGAGGAGAGAACGGTTATCAGAAAGTATTTGCAAAGCAGTGCCCACTCGGctgtacacacacccccccccatagTTTAAACTCACTGATTGCGAGGCACGAGGGAGCAATCGCAGGAAGGGAAGAGAAAGTTGCAGAAAGTTCGTTTGCAAGCACACCGCTTTCTCTCAACCTTTCGACTGACCAAGCgggtttgagagagagagcgagagaatctTCCCTTtgcccccctccacaaccacgTGTCAGAGGTTGGTAGCCATGCCAACGTTGGAATGCAACCAAAGGCTCTAAGTTCACAGGGTGGAGGATGGGCGGCTGCTCAGAAGCTTCCGCGATTCAGCTCCATCCAAGTGTTCACGGCAAATCATTGCAACTTAAGCCGCTCCTTTTGAGACCAGGCTAATCTGACTCTGTGCTGCCCCCCCTTGCAATGTGGAGTAGCTGCACCCTAACGTAGGGCAAGTCGAGGATTCAGCCTCATGTATCATCTCCCCGTCCGCCTGCAAcattgtgccatctccctctctcccccgccGGTCacaatcctcctcctcctgtccctgtgtaacaggctggagaaggggctgaatggggcctcctcctgttcctgtgtaacaggctggagaaggggctgaatggggcctcctcctgttcctgtgtaacaggctggagaaggggctgaatggggcctcctgtccctgtgtaacaggctggagaaggggctgaatggggcctcctgttcctgtgtaacaggctggagaaggagctgaatggggcctcctcctgttcctgtgtaacaggctggagaaggggctgaatggggcctcctgtccctgtgtaacaggctggagaaggggctgaatggggcctcctgttcctgtgtaacagactggagaaggggctgaatggggcctcctcctgttcctgtgtaacaggctggagaaggggctgaatggggcctcctgttcctgtgtaacaggctggagaaggagctgaatggggtctcctcctgttcctgtgtaacaggctggagaaggggctgaatggggcctcctgttcctgtgtaacaggctggagaaggggctgaatggggcctcctgttcctgtgtaacaggctggagaaggagctgaatggggcctcctcctgttcctgggtaacaggctggagaaggggctgaatggggcctcctgttcctgtgtaacaggctggagaaggggctgaatggggcctcctcctgttcctgtgtaacaggctggagaaggggctgaatggggcctcctcctgttcctgtgtaacaggctggagacggggctgaatggggcctcctgttcctgtataacaggctggggaagggactgaatggggcctcctgttcctgtgtaacaggctggagaagggactgaatggggcctcctgttcctgtgtaacaggctggagacggggctgaatggggcctcctgttcctgtgtaacaggctggagaaggggctgaatggggcctcctcctgttcctgtgtaacaggctggagacggggctgaatggggcctcctcctgttcctgtgtaacaggctggagacggggctgaatggggcctcctgttcctgtgtaacaggctggagaaggggctgaatggggcctcctgttcctgtgtaacaggctggagaagggactgaatggggcctcctcctgttcctgtgactgaactttctaacccacaggccacaatcagtaaggataggcaacaacacctcctccacgatcatcttgaacaccggtgccccacaaggctgtgtcctcggccccctactatactccttgtacaccgatgactgtgtggccaaattcccatcAACTcgatttcaaatttgctgatgataccaccgtagtgggttggatttcaaacaatgatgagacagagtacaggaatgagatagagaatctggtgaactggtttgacgacaataatctctccctcaatgtcaacaaaacgaaggagattgtcatcgacttcaggaagcgtagtggagaacatgcccccatctacgtcaatgggaacgaagtagaaaaggtcgagagcttcaggtttttaggtgtacaggtcaCCAACAGCCTGCCCTGGTCCCCCcacgccgacactatagttaagaaagcccactagCGACTCTCCTTTCTCAGAAGAcgaaggaaatttagcatgtcagctacgaccctcaccaacttcgacagatgcaccatagaaagcattctttctgattgtatcacagcttggtatggatcctgctctacccaagaccgcaggaaactacaaaaggtcgttaatgtagcccagtccatcacgcaaaccagcctcccatccattgactataattcccgctgcctcagaaaggcagccagcataattaaggaccccacgcaccccggacatactctcttccacccccttccgtcaggaaaaagataccaaagtttgaggtcacgtacaaaCCGACTCAcgagcagcttcttccctgctgccatcagacttttgaatggacctacctcgtattcagttgatcttttctctacaccttgctataactgtgacattatattctgcagtctctccttccttccctatgtacggtatgcattgtttgtacagcctgcaagaaacaatacttttcactgtatactaatacatgtgacaataataaatcaattcAAAAAGACGGGGGAAATACTGAGAGGAGaggttgaaatcctggaagtggattcTTGGTGAAGACACCTCGGGATATGCTTTGTTAGGGAAACGATTCCATGGCATGTTTTTCCTGGTGGAGTTCACAAACCCTCACGTGAAAGCCAGAGTTCAAGGGAGAGAAGTgtcttgaggggggtgggggggggggggggggggggggtaaggggggcagACTTAATTAGAAATGCACAGAAGTTGTTTTGGGTGGAAattggagcggaattctccgaccccctgcaaggttggtgaatcgcccggggccggtataaatcccgccccccgccgtggccggaattctccgccatccgggaatcggcgggggcgggaatcgggccCCGCCGGTCGGTggtccccccgcggcgattctccggcccgcacagggccgaagtcccgccgtcgTCAGGCCCATcgcgccgacgtggtttaaaccacctctgtgccggcgggagcaggcagcgcgagcaggccctggagtcctgggggggggcacggggcgattggtccccggggggtgcccccacggtggtctggcccgcgatcggggcccaccgctcggcgggcgggcctgtgccgtggggcactccttTCCGTCCGCCggcaccacggcctccaccatgtcggaggcggaagagacccccccctccaccgcacatgctCTGGTGGTGACTCTGGCGCGTGCGCGGACTCACaccaaccggcgaaggcctttcggccagccccgacgccggccagcGGGTGCCACAGGCCGTCGgctccactccgctacgccgggaccccccgccccgccgggtaggggagaaccccgcccctggTCCTTGGTTTCAGATTGTTTGGCCACATTTCGCCTCTTGGcatacttggggcgggattctccgaccccccccccccccccccccccgccgggtggataatcgcgtgaatcccgcccccgccatcctcccaacaaaccggcccggcgtgagtcacgccgcccgcctgggagaatggcggggtctggcgcgactcaatgggcgccggggccgcccgaattctccggccggcgATGGGCCAGAGTCCTGCCcgtctgtagccggtcccgccggcgtaaattagagcagggcccttaccggcgggatttggcggcgcgggcgggctccgggggtcctgggggggtagGGTCGCGGGGGGGAATCTTGCCcctggaggtgcccccacggtcggCAGGCCCGTGGtcgggtccccctcccccatcctgtgcCGCGGTGGCTCGCTATTCCTTCCGCATCAGCCGCTGTGGTCGTTACTGACAAGATTAGAGCATAAGGGAGAGTTGGGAACTTGTGTTAACGTTACTGTATATATCTGCAAAGGTATAGGTGGGTTGAAGGAATAGCGCGTTCAATCTTTTCCTGCTTCATTAATGTTTCATTCTTTTGGTTAAATTCTCATCGACCGTCGTACGACTGTTCATCCACATttcgaaacaaaaaataaatgattGATCAACCAGGGTCCATCTCGGCATCTGACTTCTCCAGCAGTTATATCAAcatgaggaggttacagagagagggagggttgtaggggctggaggaggttacagagatagggaggggtgtagaggttggaggaggttacagagatagggagggttgtaggggctggaggaggttacagagatagggagtgtttgtaggggctggaggaggttacagagatagtgagggttgtcggggctggaggaggttacagaggtagggagggttgtaggggctggaggaggttacagagatagggagggttgtcggggctggaggaggttacagagatagggagggttgtaggggctggaggaggttacagagatagggagggttgtaggggctggaggaggttacagagatagggaggttgtaggggctggaggaggttacagagatagggagggtggtaggggctggaggaggttacagagataggaaggttgtaggggctgcaggaggttacagagatagggagggctgtaggggctggaggaggttacagagatagggagggttgtagggtctggaggaggttacagagatagggagggttgtaggaactggaggaggttacagagatagggagggttgtaggggctggaggaggttacagagatagggagggttgtaggggctggaggaggttacagagacagggagggttgtagggtctggaggaggttacagagatagggagggttttaggggctggaggtggttacagagatagggagggtggtaggggctagaggaggttacagagatagggaggattgtaggggctggaggaggttacagagatagggagggttgtaggggctggaggaggttacagagatagggagggttgtaggggctggaggaggttacagagatagggagggttggaggggctggaggcggttacagagatagggaggattgtaggggctggaggaggttacagagatagggagggttgtaggggctggaggaggttacagagatagggagggttgtaggggctggaggaggttacagagatagggagggttgtaggggctggaggaggtcacagagatagggaggattgtaggggctggagaggttacagagatagggagggttgtaggggctggaggaggttacagagatagggagggttgtaggcgcgggaggaggttacagagatagggagggttgtaggggctggaggaggttacagagatagggagggttgtaggggctggaggaggtcacagagatagggaggattgtaggggctggaggaggttacagagatagggagggttgtaggggctggaggaggttacagagatagggagggttgtgggagctggaggaggttacagagatagggagggttgtagggactggaggaggtttcagagatagggagggttgtaggatctGGAGGATGTTACAAATATATCAATTGATGACAGAGCCAAGTGCTGGAGTGATGATATCTCACTCACAGCTCCATAAATAGGGGATGACTCTTTGAGCAACACTAGGGAACCATGTGGAACCAGATTCGATGAGTGCAACAAAGTGAGAGAAAATGCTTCAGGCAACAATGGAAGTTATTCCAGGAAATTTATTTCAGTCCACAAATAACCGTGACAAACCCCGTGCCAATAGGCTTGGATGGCCAGAAGCTGGGGCCAAAGGTCGTGAGGCCGAGCTAGGATTGTCTCCAGGGGCCCCGACATCTCTCTTCAAAGTCGCCACTCGCTCACGCTCACTGCTTCATGTTGCCGTTGATGGGCACCTTCTTGTGAGCGTCGGACTCTAGGTAGGCCTTGAGTTTAGGCCTGGCGAGGACACGCTCCACGTAGGCCTTCAGGAGGGGCGTGACCTTCAGGCATCCCGGCGACAGCACCTCAAGGTTAGAGAGGAGGTCTACCAGGTTATAGTCAGCATATGAGATCTATGGAgcaagagggagagcgagaggagcGAATTAGTGAGTGTCAACATTGAGCGCTCCCATGTTACACTGGCCTGGATTCTCCTGACAGGCCTAAAATGCAAAtcgtgcccctcccccacccccgcccacaaaAGCAGCTAAATGCTTTCTACTGTgataaaagaggaagtgaaattacttagctccttttgatatggtgaggagctgtcaatcataacgaGAGTGTTTATACACATTGAGGGCAACATCAAAGTAGGCTAGTGGAGATGTATTCAAGCACGAAGGGCAAGAAAGGTAATCAATCCACCTGTCTCCGGAGTAATCAAACCATCAATAACTGGCTAATGCAACGGATTGCGATGTGAAATTGACCAGCGGATTTTCATTTCCAGGGTTTTCAAGCCCTTTGAAATGTACAAGGCCCGGGTCCTCTGACACTTGGAACcgactgctgctttaaacacttttttgtctgaggcagcagaggtCAAGGGATGGTAAGTAAAAATGCAGTGGCCATTCACCCACACTGCCCAGACTGCCCTTCAGCTTTCAGCTAGGCGTTTCTGATGGGGTCTTTGatgggggttctggggggggaggggggtgcgggggagggggtcaggtgaCCCTCAGGCGCCGTGAGCTGTGCAGGGGGGCGTTGATCTGTCACCCCGTGGTGGGATGGAGTTTGAACGCACCTCAAATATGTACTAAACCCTTGACCCACCTCTGGGCCAGCGCAACACTTGGGCAAACATGCACCAAAGGTTAATCTTCCGTCTGGGGGCCTGTCTGTAACGGGGAGCGTGTGGGGGGGTGGCGTGTGGGCAGGGGGAATGGGTGCTGATagagtgtagagctccctctacattaccccgACAGTGTGTCCCCCACATTATACcgagtgtcagcatcgagctctcccaggacaggtacagcacaggttagttacagtgtagagctccctctacattaccctgacagtgtgtcccccactttatacccagtgtcagcatcgagctgtcccaggacaggtacagcacgggttagatacagtgtagagctccctctacattaccctgacagtgtgtcccccactttatacccagtgtcagcatcgagctgtcccaggacaggtacagcacgggttagatacagtgtagagctccctctacattaccctgactgtgtcccccactttataccgagtgtcagcatcgagctctcccaggacaggtacagcatgggttagatacagtgtagagctccctctacattaccctgacagtgtgtcccccactttatacccagtgtcagcatcgagctgtcccaggacaggtacagcacgggttagatacagtgtagagctccctctacattaccctgacagtgtgtcccccactttatacccagtgtcagcatcgagctctcccaggacaggtacagcacgggttagatacagtatagagctccctctacattaccctgacagtgtgtcccccactttatacccagtgtcagcatcgagctgtcccaggacaggtacagcacgggttagatacagtgtagagctccctctacattaccccgACACGGGTTATAATTGGATTTTCTACCTTCTTCCCCACGAGAAAGTCCTTCCCGCCATTATTTTTTGCCAGTATATCTTCGAAGGGTTTCAGCTCTGCTGGGATATTCTTGATGAAAGCTTCCTTGCCAGTTTCCTGTCAGGAAATTGTAAAGATAACGTGAGAGAACATCTTACCAAGGACGCGTCAGAGGGTGGGCACTCCAGGAACTTtgacaaatctgtgctcctggtaCGCTGATAAAGTTCCACAAGCTGTCGGCCGGGGAAGGCCTTTCTCGTAACCCAGCTTCCGAGAACGTTACAGTTTCTCCAGATAAGAATATAAGCAAAGCTTTGTGTCACGTGTGAAGCGACTCGCTTGGCCATCGGGCCCTATGCCACCTCTCACCAACTGAGGCTGACATTTACGTCCAGAGTTTACACAGTTAAGAACGACTCACGTATTCTTTGAAGATCAGAATCCCGTACTTTACGCGCAGGTCTTCAGCTCCGTCATTCACCATATCGATCAGCGTGGCCTCTTTAATGTCCTTCCCGTACAGGTCTTGAGCAAAAGGAAAATGCCAAAATATTTATCTGAGCCACGTGAGTGAGTTGAGTGACGTCGAGGTGGCGTCGGCTTCAGGCCCTGCCTGACAGGAATATCAGGCTGCGGCCAGTCAGGAACAGACCTAGGCCTCAGGCTGTAGCTAGTTTGGGAAGTAGGCCTCAGGCTGCAACCAGTCAGGAGCAGTAGGCCTCAGGCTGTAGCTAGCTTGGGAAGTAGGCCTCAGGCTGCAACCAGTCAGGAGCAGTAGGCCTCAGGCTGTAGCTAGCTTGGGAAGTAGGCCTCAGGCTGTAGCTAGTTTGCGAAGTAGGCCTCAGGCTGTAGCTAGTTTGGGAAGTAGGCCTCAGGCTGCAAccagtcaggagcagcaggcctcaggCTGTAGCTAGCTTGGGAAGTAGGCCTCAGGCTGTAGCTAGTTTGCGAAGTAGGCCTCAGGCTGCAACCAGTCAGGAGCAGTAGGCCTCAGGCTGTAGCTAGTTTGGGAAGTAGGCCTCAGGCTGCAACCAGTCAGCAGCAGTAGGCCTCAGGCTGTAGCTAGCTTGGGAAGTAGGCCTCAGGTTGCAACCAGTCAGGAGCAGTAGGCCTCAGGCTGTAGCTAGTTTGGGAAGTAGGCCTCAGGCTGCAACCAGTCAGCAGCAGTAGGCCTCAGGCTGTAGCTAGCTTGGGAAGTAGGCCTCAGGCTGTAGCTAGCTTGGGAAGTAGGCCTCAGGCTGTAGCTAGTTTGGGAAGTAGGCCTCAGGCTGTAGCTAGCTTGGGAAGTAGGCCTCAGGCTGCAACCAGTTAGGAGCAGTAGGCCTCAGGCTGTGCACCCTGGGCGGTGCGATGGCAAAGCGGTTAgaaccactgcctcacagcgccaggggcctcaggcgactctctgtgcggagtctacacattctcccccgtgtgtgcgtgggtttcctccgggtgctccggtttcctcccacagcccaaagatgtgcaggttcgttgaattggccacgataaattgccccttaagtgtccaaaggttaggtagggttatgggaatGGCGCGAGGGAATGGGATtatgtagggtgatctttcagagggttagtgaagactcgctgggccgaatggcctctttctgcattgtcgggattctatgggttCTATTTGGTTGGGAAaataaggtagttttaagggatttctatttagattggtaaacattagatagattattatttaaatagtaaaatattaaagcatgccgctgtgcagagagacctgggtgtgctagtgcatgagtcgcacaacgttggtttacaggtgcaacaggtgattaagaaggcaaatggaattttgtccttcattgctagagggatggagtttaagactagggaggttatgctgcaattgtataaggtgttagtgaggccacacctggagtattgtgttcagttttggtctccttacctgagaaaggacgtactggcgctggagggtgtgcagaggagattcactaggttaatcccagagctgaaggggttggattacgaggagaggttgagtagactgggactgtactcgttggaatttagaaggatgaggggggatcttatagaaacatataaaattatgaagggaatagataggatagatgcgggcaggttgtttccactggcgggtgacagcagaactagggggcatagcctcaaaataaggggaagtagatttaggactgagtttaggaggaacttcttcacccaaagggttgtgaatctatggaattcattgcccagtgaagcagttgaggctccttcattaaatgttttaaaggtaaagatagatagttttttgaagaataaagggattaagggttatggtgttcgggccggaaagtggagctgagtccacaaaagatcagccatgatctcattgaatggcggagcaggctcgaggggccagatggcctactcctgctcctagttcttatgttcttataaatcaTAGTTTAaagtggatttaatttaatgtttctgtgcctggaaagcTAAAGCCTATAGTTAGAttaatgctggacaaaggtgcttGTATGTTTGTGGGTTGGTTCAGTTGCAACTGTGTCTttgttgtgcttagagagggctacagcgTGAAGAGTAACTAAAAGGCTTAAGCATGtggttgttgcttagcaactggggccttgtaaggtcgCAAAGTTTTAGTTTTCACTGAATTTGTTGGCACTTGGAGACGGGACCTTGGGGAATAAAGATCTCTCAACCCTGCCAGAAGAATTAATGGACAGGGTGGGAGGTACAAAGTTAcaggcttcctaaagtacaagttaTGTTGCAGATAAGCAGGGTATTGGGGGCAGAACGAATGATTAAGACGGCtgaagttaagtgaacagagaccgtggtattgttcagaagaattctagGAAGAGTaatcaaagtgttctgagttaaagaggcaATTGCAGCAACTAGATTTCATCTGGGACAGCAGCCGTTGAAGGTAAGTCAAGCAGCTGATGCCATTTTATTCCAATCTGGGAATCGAGagataaagcaattgtgagcagttggcATAGTAGTCGAAACCCCCAAACCCTGTGTAATCCTGGACCGGATAATCTATTAAaagtggaaaacctggactggatttcggaatgcaaaccacaAAGGCAAAGCAATATTACAAGAGAGGATTTTGAAGCgtggtttttgggagtggagtttggaaactcaccTAACAATCATGTGGGTGGATTCTGAGGAGATAGTCGCAAACATTCACTTGTGGCTCAGAGTGCAGAGTGTATTTGTTCACAGACATCCTGTCTGCTCAAAAGGGACTTTGTGCTAaggagaccattgtagattaagataatgataatctttaatcTTTGTAATCAGTGTTAATCCTTAGACCTATGTGTAATTGACAAACCAagggggggagtaaaggagtattgtatcattatcaaattttttcatgtttagtaAAGGTCCCTTgttattaaaactaattagcggcccCGTGACTCTGCTCCTCcgcattttatattt harbors:
- the LOC119967908 gene encoding glutathione S-transferase P-like is translated as MPEYSITYFPVRGRCSSMRMLMADQGQTWKEEVISKDEWTNGNMRNSCAFGQLPKFSDGDFVLVQSNTILRYLGRQHDLYGKDIKEATLIDMVNDGAEDLRVKYGILIFKEYETGKEAFIKNIPAELKPFEDILAKNNGGKDFLVGKKISYADYNLVDLLSNLEVLSPGCLKVTPLLKAYVERVLARPKLKAYLESDAHKKVPINGNMKQ